One Carassius carassius chromosome 28, fCarCar2.1, whole genome shotgun sequence genomic window carries:
- the LOC132108501 gene encoding putative gustatory receptor clone PTE03 codes for MENGTYFYLMLFENMGYIRYVFFGLGFILYCAIVFFNALIILAIFFERTLHQPMYILISCLSVNSVFGTAAFFPRLLTDLLSDTNSVSRAACILQAFVIYSYASNEYTILMLMAFDRYIAISKPLQYNNIMTPRMLSVLISISWVYPMLCYGIACILNARLTMCGNKLWKVYCHNWEIVKLSCANTIVNNVFGLFILTTTLIMPLSFILYSYVKILIICRKSSLDFRRKAYQTCIPHIVILLNFSVAIFCEVTLSRVPTLELPIGLSIIISLEFLIVPPILNPLVYGLKFPEIRKKIIWIIKSCK; via the coding sequence ATGGAAAATGGAACATACTTTTACTTGATGTTGTTTGAAAATATGGGGTACATAAGATATGTTTTCTTTGGTTTGGGATTTATTCTATATTGTGCTATTGTATTCTTTAATGCCCTTATTATTCTTGCAATTTTTTTCGAAAGGACATTGCACCAGCCCATGTACATTCTGATTTCATGTTTATCCGTCAACTCTGTGTTTGGAACAGCTGCTTTTTTCCCAAGGTTACTGACAGACTTGCTGTCTGATACAAACTCAGTCTCCCGTGCCGCATGTATTTTACAGGCTTTTGTCATTTATTCATATGCCTCAAATGaatacacaatattaatgttaatgGCATTTGACAGGTATATAGCAATCAGTAAACCATTACAATACAACAACATAATGACCCCCAGGATGTTATCTGTTTTGATATCTATAAGCTGGGTTTATCCAATGCTTTGTTATGGTATTGCTTGTATATTAAATGCCAGACTCACGATGTGTGGTAACAAACTGTGGAAAGTGTACTGTCACAACTGGGAAATTGTCAAGCTTTCTTGTGCAAACACTATTGTTAATAATGTTTTTGGCTTGTTCATATTGACCACAACTCTTATCATGCCTTTAAGTTTTATATTATACTCTTATGTTAAAATTCTTATCATTTGTAGAAAAAGCTCACTAGATTTCAGGAGAAAAGCATATCAAACTTGTATTCCACACATAGTGATCCTCTTAAATTTCTCAGTAGCTATATTTTGCGAGGTCACTTTGAGTCGGGTTCCAACTTTGGAACTCCCTATAGGGCTGTCTATCATTATTTCATTAGAGTTTCTCATTGTACCACCCATACTGAACCCGCTTGTTTATGGTTTGAAATTTCCAGAAATTCGCAAAAAAATTATATGGATTATAAAATCTTGCAAATAG